The genomic interval ACAAATACTTACCCTATTTGCCCAAAAAAGCCCACAAGCATTGCAAAGTGTCCTTGGGCCAGATGGCCCCCTTCGCATCATAGGGGTAGACTTTGAACTTGTTCCACAGTGTGTGCATCTGTACAACCATGCAAATCAAGGAGATGGTAAAACATCCAATGGAACATCTCAGAACTAAAACAGCACCACTGGAAACACATATTTAGTCAAAAACTTACGAGGTTTCGGATTGAACCACATCTTGCCCTGACTCTGGATCTGAACCCCAATTGTTAGCTCCATCTTGTTTCTTAGATGATGTAAATTGACCCTTACTACGTTGCATCCTGCATTTAGAAATAGATAAGAAATAGGTATGTGCAGATAAATAAAGTTAAACGGCTTCAAGAATGTGAGATAAGAAAAATTGTGGAACATTAAATATGAAGTAACAAATACCTAGGCACCAAGCCATTTGTCAATACAATCCAAACAAATAGCACATCCCAATAAAGAGGAACACGAGCAACAGTTTTTTGGAGTTAATTTTCACGATTCATATATGTTAAATGGACTTGGATCTCACTCCCAAAGCTAGCTCAATGAATGAGGGTGTCCAAGCACATATATACATCTAACAACCTAGGAACTTTGGCAATGTGAGACCCCAATACCCACCTTCACACCTAGCACGGATCCGGGTCCAATTCCCACATTTTCATCCTTAACCCAACTCTAATACCATGTTAAACGGACTTGGATCTCACTCCCAAAAGCTAGTTCAAAGGATGAGGGTGCCCAAGCACATATTTACATCTAATAGTCTGGGAACCTTGACAATGTGGAACTTCAATAAACTTCAAGAGTATATTTCTTAAAAAGTCaataaactattaaaatagTGAACTATATAGGAGATAAGTGCACTGTTCTCAAAAAATAGGCCAAACATAAAGAGTGTGTTGAATGAAGACGCCATTGAACCAAATCTCGAAGAATGAAATATAGCCTTTCACTCAAGCAGACAAACTATGTAATTGTTGAGAACTATCCATCATACTGATGGAGAATGCTATTAATCTATGCATTATACTTGAAATCACTTCGTATTCAATTAAGGATTTGCAGATGTCTAGAGGAACCAAAAAATGGAAGCActaatgtttgttttgtattAAGTATTAACCTTATTGTAGTCCGTATTTGTCAACTAATCCAAACAAAGCTTGGAGCATCTACCCAAAACGCTATATGTAAAAGAGTAAACGGAAGGACAGCTGCTACAACATAGACAGCAGCTGTAATGAAATAACTACAAATACTTGTAACACACCTAATTAACAATCTAACAATGGCTTTAAAGCTTTGTACTTCAAAACAAATCAACAGTAAACGATGTTTCAAAACACAAAATGGCTGGCAATTATATAGTACAGTTTTGAATTTAATCCACAACAACAAAGTCAGAATTGTCCCTTTAATTATAACATAGAGTTGTCCCGGTTCTTCACATCTCGTCATCACATAGTagcaaaaagatagattttTGTTCCATTTCCAACAGAACTTCAACTAAACTCTTGCAGACTAGCTCAAAGAAAAATGTATAAGGCATTACCTCCCAATGAGAACACACTTTATAGCATATATTCTTGGGTCTCTACGATACCAATATATTTATTGCTTACAATTAAAATGGTTTAAAAAGCAAGGAAACAAATCCATTCCAAACCATCATGTACATGACAGATCATAACTAAGAAGCATATCAACTTTAAGTTCTGGCAATGGATAAGCTCCATATTTAAGTTCCAGAGAGTTTAATCTAACAAGATGCAGTAAAATTAAACTAGAAACCAAGTACGCTTACAATCAGATTCAGACCTTAGAGCAACTTCTTGACGCACACCATATCTAACTTTCTTATCAAAGTTTCGCTCTTTCCTCTTCTGACGAAACCTAATCAACGACGCTGCTCGCTGTGGTTGACTACATCTTGTAGGAAATTCAGTGCCACTCTATACCAATAcccaaataatttaaaagaaaaaaaattagtcagCAACTTCAGCTTGTGACTGAAATTCTATAACAATAAATAGCAAATAAGTAaacattgaatttaatttatatacactatCAATGTAATTATCAACCAATCATAACCGTCCAATCACCAAAGACATTTGACTTTAATCATAAGTATTTCTAAAGTCACATATAATTGATTGTAATTTGTTGACAATGTAAAATCTTTTTTACCTACAGTTGTTAAACTCTAttaataaaagagtttgataGTTATGCGCTGTTAGTTCGTTACAACCATTGGTAATGGTTGTGATTGAGTGACCATGTAAAACATTTTTTACACTAACAAGTGTatctaaattaaattcttaataaaaatatttataattataccCTCTGATTTAAAGGCGACGTGTCCAAACATTGCGAACCCGAAGACAGTTCACATCCTCCTAACAGTAATAAAACTGATTGAAcctgaaacaaaaaaaaaaaaaacttcattcaTTAAATTAACCTAAAGTTTATTCAATTGCATGCTAAATTtcacaaaatagaaaataataaaaagtgaaaaaaggaagagagagagagagagagagatttctCGGACCTTCTCAGGGGTAACAGAATCGAAAACATAAACTTGACCACGAAACGAAAGAGTGAGCTGACTAGAATCATCGAAGCGTTGAATTGACATGTCAGCGTGGTTTCCATCACCGGAAACATAAACATCTTCGAGAGAAACATCGTGAATTGGTCCTTCTCCTTCGCCGGAACCGTCTTCTAGGGTATGCGAATCGTAATGGATGTGATTGTCGGCGTCTTCGTTGTTTTTGATCTGGTCGGACATGTTCATAGAGTTGTACATTGTTTAAAAGAGTGTAGAAAAAGGGATTTTGTATGCATTAGAAGGtgaaaccctaaccctaacagAAACCCTAACTTGTTTGATAGAGAGCGAGAGAGAGGGTTAAATTTGGCGTGAGGAGGTAGAGAGAGAAAGTGTGGGAAGGCGAGCGAGGTATGTCGGAATGAAGAGAGAATGGGGACGAAAGTAACCCAAATGATGCCAATATTTACCTGCTTTTGGTCTACAGTAAAGTATCGACAtctatcatttttataatttaatcaaaatcaacgttaattactttttttacttCATTACGCTCTTAAACcatctatttttttatcaattactGTCTCGAatttcaaattgtaaaatagatagttttttttcttcatcttttagatttttcaattaataatttgtcatattttaaataatatactatacgattttataatataaaataatctaaatttacatatattaattatttatgtcaaattaaattataaaaataaataatttttaaagttcaaaattaaagttttaaagaaattttgttgtgattttatgatgttaattattctacattattgtatcatattaaatatattacattgtagttttttaattaaataattaaaaataaataataaaaactattaaattttaaaagagtgAGAGAGGTCTATTcataatttcataaaatcaaataactttttaaaatatttataatctcGTTGATCTATTTGACATCcctttacaaaataaatttggtGATTTACTCTTTTTTGGTTGAGGATAATTTTTATGATcgtttaatataaaatatattatcttatcatatatatatatatatattattttttaaaaagagaagATAGATGGTGTCCTAGTAAAAAAGAGTAACAAAAGACAAGATGtcataattgttattttatttttactatttcaaCTCAGTTTAGTGtatggttaatttttttaacttaaaagttTAGACTACTTGATTTATTCATGaaaagatttatcatattatataacattattgttttaaaatttattatttttaacaataaataacTACTCAATCAACAATGTATAATTGATTAAAgtgtaaaactatttaaaattgacaatacATAATCATTAAacacttttaaaaataactgctccatattatatttttattggataTCAAGTCAAATTAGTCTACAATAACTgtatgtattattttttctcaatttttatatacaaatttgtacttgtaaaaaaattacaaaaaaatgtATCTTGCAAACATCTGCCTTAGGGCACATATATTAACTAATCTAAAGTATAAATTTTATGCAAAAACATTTTGGTATAATTGAATAAACTAATTACAAGATAATAACTTTATGTGCCtcagaaaaattatatttagttgtTTAGCGTGTCTTAAAAAACTTGTTCCCATTTGTTCAAAAAATTATGTAGATGAAATTATGAAACCACCTACCTACAATAAAATGAATgcataaatcattttttataaaattacaaaattgattTCAAGTTACAACAGAATGAAACATGAAATTCAACAATTTTATGTAAAGATTCCAAACataaattatgttgtttttcGTCATTTCAAGAATGacaatttttgtaaatataaatttatcgtaattatttttctataaaatatatatattttttaaatattaatttaagatcTTTTTTAAATCTACTTTTTCACCAAAGTTCCgacacaaaatatatatatagaggagTAAAACGTATTATTCTATTTTGTATATGAAAATCCCTGTTTTTTTCATTCCATCTTTTAACTAATTCTCCAAGTAAATTTGTAGATATATGCATTTTTTTCTAACAAACACAATAACTATTTAAATGGGATAAGTTCAAATCCAGACTTTTTGACCTTGTGTCATCtttatattaactttttaattaatcttgtctTATATATGTGCATGTCTAATACGCACCTGTGAATGCAAAAAGCTATCTGcacttaaaaattaaacataaattgaAACATTAATTGACTCAAACACAAAATTATCTTCATTGTGATATTCAAAGACCATACACCTTAACCcttaatagataaatatatgatacaatttttttaataagttgtAAATATAAATTTCCTAATAAGTGAAATTATTCACAATTGAGATGAACTAACATTCCAAATTTCTTTAGATTGCAAACATCAATTAAAGAAGATAAGTACAATGAATTATGCacacaataatatatatgtgataGGAACATTAAAAGCATCACTTATACAAGACAAACAAATTTCTTAAGGAATATCTTTACAAATATGAAACATCTTTCCTTTGTCCTAAAATGAATCATCTTTTACTTGAAAGCATGTTACTAGTACTTTTCACTTTTTCCCTTTACTTGGTGTCCACCATACTCTAACCATAAAATTTTCACCACAAAATGGTCTACCACTAATAGATTGATCTATGTTATTACAACATAATTTAGGTAGTGATATAAAAGCCATTATCTCGTCCCTTTTCAGATTTTTTATAAGGTTTGAATAAgttatttgaagagaacaactAGATAACACTATGGTAGTTGTACTCATATTTGTTGGTTattcttagaaaatatttactTAGGTTATCAATAtgaatatacaaataaaatcacGATAAAAATTAGGtggaataaaatatttataatttaggtatatataaaattaacaattaattttataaaagatgGTAATTAATTTCTAAAGTCGGTTTTATTTGTATTCATGTGCTTAgtctaataattaatttttgttttgttttgtttctattaatattctaaatttaCATGATTCAACGTAATTTTGGACAATTTAATTTCTctagcttattattttttaatttaatattataaaattttaaatattttcttaattatattaaaatgatatgatattttacaatttaacaattgattttaattttaatttgggCAATAGGTATAGATATTTAAGTATCCAAAATTTACAAGTATTAGATTAAGATTTATGCTCAAgaggatatatatatttttttttaaattgtgggTACGGTAAAAGTATTATAGTATACTATCCAAATCATATCAATTGTCATTTGGATTCCTTATGCGTtagtgaaaaaaaaagaataatgaaATTAGATTAATCACTTATTCTTttgaaagtaaaaataaatattggacTACTAGTAAAAGTAAAGACAATTTCTTCTTCTGCTTCCTATGTTTACAAATACATATTGAAAATACATACGTATAAAAAGTACCTTTAAATTAATcgaattgaacaaaaattaaagatttttcaaaaaacttgGAGACAAAGAAGAAACTAACAAAAGAAGAACTCTATGCTCTATGAATGCatcgattcttttaattttgtaaatttattaatttattattaaaattttggtttattaatttattcttaAAATTTTGGTTAGACGTGATAGAACTCTTCAAAATCGATTTATAGGTAATAATCACTCACATTTATAAACACTTTATCTAAACTTTATCTCATTTAATGTGAAACTCTTAACACTCATCCCCTTTCGTCCAAAACTAAACATTTGGAATGTGATTCAAATATCTTGATAACGATAATCTGATATGAGATGGTCTAATTGATCAAGAATAAATTCTAATACCATCTTTAAATTTGAATTGGATCTACGACTACCTACAAAATTTACTTATACGGTAAACGGTAAAGattatccaaaaaaatatattgtcaaAACTTATCTCATTTCATAAccctttaatatttattgacctttttatttattttatgtatttgtttgtgaattttattatataaattatgttttccATTGATAATCTATAAAATTGAgcactatatttttattaatttattaagtatcCGGTTGAACTACACTTTAACCGAGTAAATTTTAGCATGCTTGTTTCATCAGTTCAATTTACGATTCAATTTATAAGACAGTGATTATTAGTATACTTAAACTTCATTCAATAGCCAtcacaatgaaataaaattGGTCCTTTTGCAAGTACAATACATCGGCGAGGATATATCTTTTTCCTGTAAGATAAGGCAGTCAAGCCTGTCTGTACAATATATCTGTGCTACAATTTTAGTGCACATGAATCCCCAAAATCCCATTGAAGAGTTAACAAATATAATGTACATGTATGAACAAAACCCCAAATCTGTAGCTCCTAGTATTCTAAAACACGAAAAAACCAATTTGGGGAATTACTGTCTCGCAATGATCAGGAAGTAGATGATAATCCACTCAGTTCCTCTATTCCAGTATCAAAGATGTCAAACTGTTTTCTGTATACAGATAAAGCTGGTGCTCTCACATCTTATCTTTGTATAACCTACAGGCTGAGCACTTCGTGGGATAACACCCATAACTCAAGAGAAAATGGCATGATCAACATGTAAGAAATATTCGCATAAACCCAAAAACATGTAGTCAGTGGATGCACCTGCAATAAGATAACTGCAAATTGATGTCAGTAATAAAATACTCTTcaaataatatgattttatttttcaaataaccTCTTCATTctcatagaaaaaaaaattccatgACGGACATTCTGAGAAATACCATTACTTTCTTAATACATTAAGAAATTAATCACAGttataactaaattttttaattaatgtgaGTTTAAGAGACAAGAGGGAGTACAATTGCAAGATAAATTTGACAGAACATTGACATGCATTCTAAAAAATGTCTTCACCCAATATTGGCACTTTGTGAGCatttaaatcaagtaataaggtatgaaagaaaaaattaatcaagTTACACGATAGAACACTGCAAATTAAGATGAATGAGGGCCCAAATAGTAGGCCCAACTCACTCAAGTCACACACCTCACAAACATTTAGTTTCTAGAAAGATGAATGAAGAATAAAAGCTAGTTAATAACATCACTTATTCTACTGATCTTCCATTAAATGATGAAGGAAGGGGAAGTGGGAAATGCATTAAGTTTCAAGAAGGATGAATGGAGGGAACAAAAGCTAGTTAATAACATCTTTTACTTTACGTTATAAGAATGAGGGAAGGGGAAgacatttagaaaatattttaagaaataattaggAGAAATCTTTCTCTGGTTAGGAGCAATTTTGCTCTGGTTTAGGAGTTCTTAGAACTCTGGTTTAGTTTTTCTTTCTGCATCATCTCCTAATCTCGTCATTGTAAAAAATACTACTctgaattttaagaaataatatacCTTTTTCTTGCATTAAGATTCTGAGTTCTATCATTGGTCTGACCTGCCAGATAGAAGCTAGGGAAACCTAATGCCACCAAAAATGTCTGAAAAATGGCTTTGGAGATACGAATGGCTGAGATGGAAGGTTATATGCACCAAACCTTGGGTGCATTTAGTCAAGCTATCTTGGCAGAGTTTGCAAAACTGTTCAATCAACCTACACCTGCAGTGTCGCAGACAACTGAGGAGCCAGTTACGGACTACAAGATGGCGGTGAAGAAGGTGGAGCTGCCTTCAATTGTTGGCGATGATCTAGTGGGGTGGATCACGCGAGCAGAGACATTTTGAGGTACATGGAATATCTGAAGAAGTGAAGGTTCGTTTGGCGAAAATTAGCATGGAAGGAACAACCATTCATTGGTTTAATCTTCTATGTAAAACGGAGGATGACCTCACGTGGTTAAAGTTGAAGGAAGCGTTGATTGAGAGAAATGGGAAGAAAAAGCGATAATCCATTCGAAGAATTGAAAGATCTTCAACAAACTTGAGATGTGGAAGAGTACATTTCAGATTTCGAATATTTCTCTTCCCAGGCTATGCGTCTCCTCGAAGAACAATACCatgggtatattttttttaggtgGCCTCTAGTCAGAGGTACATTTGCGGGTAAGGACCTTCAACCCTAAGACACATGTGGAGGCAATGAAATTGGTTGTGATGTTGAAACAATTATGAGGTGTGTTGAATTTCGGGGAAACAGAGGTGGAGGTTGTTCGCGAAATTGGAAAGGGGGAAAAGAAGGAAGTAATGGGCTTACTAATAGAAACGGGTCCGGATCGGGTCTTTTCTAGGCCCAAACAAAGGAAATGCGAGTTATGGGCCAAGTGGGGGAACCCAATCCAAAAATACCCAAATTGGGTCAAATTCTAACTTGGAATTGAGCATGCAAGGATCCAACCTTAATCAGAACCAAATGCTAACAAAAGGTGATGAGCAGCGACGGGGGAACCACGAAAATTGTAGTAGGGGAACCAAGCATCTTCCCTATTCCGAATTAATGGACCGTAAGGCGCGGGCCTCTGTTTTCGATGTGGGGGAAAGTTTCATCCTCTTCATCAGTGTGCTCAATAACAGTTGCGTCTGATGATTCTGGGAGATGATGAAGTGACAGACGAACTAAAGTCCTAGCTATCGAACTAAAGGAAGTGGAGGAAGACACTGCAGTAACATGCAACTCCATGATGCTGTTCGAAAAAGAAGAGGAAGGCAGAGCTTGAAATTCGTTCCCTTTTCTCCTACATTTGAAAGGTACCGTGAAGGGCATACCGGTCACGATGATGGGGGACACTAGTGCTAGTCACAAATTTGTGACTCCTCAAATGAGAGCAATTCTACAGCTTCCAGTAGAACAAATCCTAGTTACGAACGCGAAATTTGGAAACGATTCCCGTGTCTGTAACAGAGAAGAGTGAGAAGTTTGACATTCAAGTTGGAAGGTTCCAGACCATTGCTGAAGCTTACATAGTGGAATTACAAGGGGAGGACATGATTTTGGGAGTGGCTTGGTTGTATAAGCTTGTCAAGGTGTTATTTGATTGGGAAGAAATGGCAATTTGCTTGGACTGAAAAAGGAAAATTGTGAAGCTGCAGTGTCAAATTTCGAAGAATTGGAGAATCAATCAGGAAAAAGAACTTAATGTTGCTATCATGAATATACTAAGGCCAAGAAAAATCATAACCTGAGAAAGGAAGGAAACCATCAGCTGGGGGGAGCCTGGAAGTCTGCTACAGAACCAATGTCTTAATGTTAGCCTTGAGAACAAGACTCAGTTTGAAGGGGTGTGACAATGATAGAAAATTGCAAATTAAGAGGAATGAGGGCCCAAATAGTGGGCCCCACTCACCCAAGTCACACACCTCACACACATGTAGTTTCTATAAGGATGAATGGAGGGAATAAAAGCTAGTTAATAACGTCTCTTATTCTATTGATCTTCCACTAAAGGATGAGGGAAGGGGAAGTGAGAAAAGCATTCAGTTTCAAGAAAGATGAATGGAGGGAATAAAGTTAGTTAATAACGCCTCTTATTTTACGTTATAAGAATGAGGGAAGGGGAAAAAGGGAAGgcatttagaaaatattttacgAAATAATAAGGAGAATTTTTTCTCTGATTAGGAGCAATTTTGCTGGTTTAAGAGTTTTTAGAACTCTgatttagtttttctttctgCATCATTTCCTGATCTCGTCATTGTAAGAGATACTACTCggaattttaataaataatacacatttttcttcaattaaaattttgagttcTATCACACAATAAATCTTTATAAAATGCCAAAGTAACTGGTACTTACATTTTTAAAGTAACAATGATCCTTTAAATGGAGGACAACCTTTTAAGGTTTCACAAATAATTATGCTTTTTGGGTATTTAAAAAAGCCATCATTAGAAAAATCGTAAGTAATTTCTATCTTTCCCTTCAGACACCTTGATCACAGACAAAATCAAAAGCAATAATAAGCTTTGCGACCACAGTAAGGAACAATGGGATAATGACATATTGTTAACCCCGACAACAGAATAAGAAATAGTTTTTTGGGATTCTTATATATCTAGTTTAAGAAAAGTCTCCCACTAGTTACACATGATGGAATTTCAAACTTCTATTTCCcgccatttttttttctcacatgCGTGTAGTTTTGCATGAATCATTACTTTTTTGTATAGAAAGAGATACACAATACAAATCCCAGTAGGAAAGAAGGAATCAAGTAGTCATAAATGAATGATTTACCTGGAACAATCAGTCATCACGGGGCAGCTCTAACTGTTAAAATTCCACATGCTTCTTCAGCATGcattgttatattttatgttaagtTTTTGCTTTCAAATTTTTGCTGTGGCTCGTCTTCCGAAGCTGAGGATTGTCTATGGAATACACAAGGAGGCTTCCATCTTTTGTGCCAGCTAAGAAGCACTCTTCTGGCGTTACAGTCAAAGATGTTAAAATCTTTCCAACCCCATGATATTTCTTAACAACTTCTAGTGTGTTTATAGAGCGAACAACAATCTGCCCCTGATCACCTGCACCTACCAAAAACTCACCACATTTGCTCAATTGAATAGTGTTGAGACGCCCATTGGATTCAGAGGCAGCAAGGTGTTTTCCATTTAATGAATACAAGTGCAAACTAAGATCATCATCAGCATAAATTACAATCTGACCATGTTGAGAAACAACTAGCTTTGATATAGGGCTGCCTGATGGATGCCGTAAGGATCTGACATATCTACCTTCTCGCAGGGTATGGAATACACATGTTCCATCTTTTGATCCACTAATTATGATATCAAGCTCGTGACTCACATATAAGCAAGTTATTATATCATCATGCCCACAAAGGATATGACATGGAGTTTCGATTATGACATAGTTCTTACGAGGTAACTCAGGCTGACTGTTCCGAATTCTCTTTTCTGTTTTACCACGATAAACTTCCCAAACCATTACTGTGGTATCATAACTTCCAGTTGCAAGGATACTCCCCTCAGATGTAACTGAAGCACAATTAACATTCGTAAGCCAGACATGTAAAGAAACTAGAAGGTTGAAAATCAGCAATTCAAATAAGATCAACAAAAAGTTCACTGCAAACTGTTAGATGAAACAGTTGTCTAtgaaaataatagtattaatgACAATCTTCAGATATAAAAACATCACCATTTGATTCACTCAACAAACAGGAACAAaacatatttgaaaaaaaaaagtgatcaTAATGGCAACAAACTTATGACTTAAGAAAGACATCATTTCTCTTTATTTAGCAGGCAAGATTACATAAAAAACCAGACTTAAGGGACACATGCCCCTAGACAACAATCAAGACAGTGCATTCCAGTACATCAAATTATGTGTTGATTATGAGATCAAAAATCAGAATCATAAGATTCTAATTTGTATAGTTATTAGTATGTATTAATTAGGGtttcagttttatttttatttccttttaggATAGCATTTATAAGGAATCAGTGTCCTGATTACCAGCTCTTTTATGATTATACACAATTAAATTACTT from Cicer arietinum cultivar CDC Frontier isolate Library 1 chromosome 5, Cicar.CDCFrontier_v2.0, whole genome shotgun sequence carries:
- the LOC101489203 gene encoding GATA transcription factor 25-like; translation: MYNSMNMSDQIKNNEDADNHIHYDSHTLEDGSGEGEGPIHDVSLEDVYVSGDGNHADMSIQRFDDSSQLTLSFRGQVYVFDSVTPEKVQSVLLLLGGCELSSGSQCLDTSPLNQRSGTEFPTRCSQPQRAASLIRFRQKRKERNFDKKVRYGVRQEVALRMQRSKGQFTSSKKQDGANNWGSDPESGQDVVQSETSCTHCGTSSKSTPMMRRGPSGPRTLCNACGLFWANRGTLRDLSTSKRHHEQHTLAAPPEQGTLRDLSNSKRNHELHTLASPKTVDEGNDLNCRTALPAPNDTVDDKTT